From the genome of Pseudomonas yamanorum, one region includes:
- a CDS encoding L-serine ammonia-lyase: MAISVFDLFKIGIGPSSSHTVGPMRAAALFVQGLRERDVLEQVRRIEVQLYGSLSATGIGHGSDNAVIMGLMGEWPDAIDPSQIGVRIETLRETHTLLLDGHLPVPFLWARDMRLIDENLPFHPNAMTLVVFGDNGELHRDTYYSVGGGFVVDEAQANSGVADMDRTELPYDFSSAVELLQLCKTHNLRVAELMLANEKTWRSEEEIRSGLMKLWRAMQDCVEQGLKHEGILPGGLNVRRRAAKLHRSLQELGKPNVIGSTLSAMEWVNLFALAVNEENAAGGRMVTAPTNGAAGIIPAVLHYFMKFSEEVTEANVVDYFLGAAAVGILCKKNASISGAEVGCQGEVGSACAMAAAGLAEILGATPEQLCNAAEIGLEHNLGLTCDPVGGLVQVPCIERNAIAAVKAINAAQMALRGDGQHFISLDRVIRTMRDTGADMHDKYKETSRGGLAVSAVEC, encoded by the coding sequence ATGGCTATCAGCGTTTTCGACCTGTTCAAGATCGGCATTGGGCCTTCGAGTTCTCACACCGTCGGCCCCATGCGCGCCGCGGCGTTGTTCGTTCAAGGATTACGTGAACGTGATGTGTTGGAACAAGTCAGGCGCATCGAAGTTCAGCTGTATGGCTCCTTATCGGCCACCGGCATCGGTCACGGCAGTGATAACGCCGTGATCATGGGCCTGATGGGCGAGTGGCCGGATGCGATCGATCCATCGCAGATCGGCGTCCGCATCGAAACCCTGCGCGAGACCCACACACTGCTGCTGGACGGACATTTGCCGGTGCCTTTCTTATGGGCGCGGGACATGCGCCTGATCGACGAAAACCTGCCGTTCCACCCCAATGCCATGACCCTGGTGGTGTTCGGTGATAACGGCGAGCTGCACCGTGACACCTACTACTCGGTGGGCGGCGGGTTTGTGGTGGATGAAGCCCAGGCCAACAGCGGCGTGGCGGACATGGACCGCACCGAGTTGCCCTATGATTTTTCCAGTGCGGTGGAGTTGCTGCAGTTGTGCAAGACCCACAACCTGCGGGTCGCTGAGCTGATGTTGGCGAACGAAAAAACCTGGCGCTCGGAAGAAGAGATCCGCAGCGGGCTGATGAAGCTTTGGCGCGCCATGCAGGATTGCGTGGAGCAAGGCCTCAAGCACGAAGGCATCCTTCCCGGCGGCCTCAATGTAAGGCGGCGTGCAGCCAAGTTGCACCGCAGCTTGCAGGAGCTGGGCAAACCGAATGTGATCGGCTCGACCTTGAGCGCGATGGAGTGGGTCAACCTGTTCGCCCTGGCGGTGAATGAAGAAAACGCCGCCGGCGGGCGCATGGTCACGGCACCGACCAACGGCGCGGCGGGGATCATCCCGGCGGTGCTGCACTACTTTATGAAGTTCAGCGAAGAGGTGACCGAGGCCAACGTCGTCGACTATTTCCTCGGCGCGGCGGCGGTGGGCATCCTGTGTAAAAAGAACGCGTCGATTTCGGGTGCCGAAGTCGGTTGCCAGGGTGAAGTCGGTTCGGCGTGCGCCATGGCGGCGGCGGGGCTGGCGGAAATCCTCGGTGCTACGCCGGAGCAATTGTGCAACGCGGCGGAGATCGGCCTGGAACACAACCTCGGCCTGACCTGCGATCCGGTAGGCGGGTTGGTGCAGGTGCCATGCATCGAGCGTAATGCGATTGCAGCGGTGAAGGCGATCAACGCGGCGCAGATGGCGCTGCGGGGTGATGGCCAGCACTTTATCTCCCTGGACCGGGTGATCCGCACCATGCGGGATACCGGGGCGGATATGCATGACAAGTACAAGGAAACATCGCGGGGCGGGTTGGCGGTGAGTGCGGTGGAGTGTTGA